A stretch of DNA from Glycine max cultivar Williams 82 chromosome 18, Glycine_max_v4.0, whole genome shotgun sequence:
AGTTTTCACATCTCTATGGATCACCACTTGCTCCCACTCTTCATGCAGGTACAATAGTCCAGCACTGATGTCTTTGAGAATGTTGAATCTTTGCCCCCAATTCAAAAcaaagttattgttgttgttgggttTATATAGGACATAATCAAGGCTTCCGTTTGGAATGAAATCATAGACTAAGAGTAGATCATTCTTTTTCTTGCACCAACCTTGAAGGTTCACCAAATTCTTGTGCCTTAACTTTCCCAAGCTTTCAATCTCAGCTGCAAATTCCCTCATTCCATGAAAAGGGCTTCTCACAATCCTCTTGACAGCAACCTCAGCTCCTGTGGAAGGCAACACACCTTTGTACACAGCACCAAAGCCTCCAACTCCAATGAGCTGGCTCTCTATGAACCCCTTTGTGGCTATGTGAAGATCTTTGTACCTAAACCTGTGAGGACAATCCATCTCCCAGTCCTCAAGAACCTCAAAATCCATGTATCTCCTATAACATGTTAGGCAAAACAGAATACACAAAAGGCAAAAAGTCAAACCAGACAAGATGCCAATTGCAACATTGACCCAAGGAAATGAGGTTGGTTCTTTCTCCTTTGGTGGTGGCTTTGGAAGGTTGGAAATGTTCAGTAGAGGGGCAACACCATTCACTACAAAACTCCATCCTAGAAGATAGTGAGAGCTTGTTTCTTGGCCTGTTGATGCTGAGAAACCAACATACATGCTTTCTTCCATAACATTGTAGAGATCAATGTTATGATTCATTATAATTGGTTTGCTTGGCCTTGGTAATGGCAAAGGAGCTATTGTTACATTCAGAGTTTTCTTTTCACCATCATATTCTATCCAAACTTGGACAGCATCAACCTTAGCCATTCTGAAATCTTCCTTTACATTATCAGTGCCCTCTTCAATGTATGCAGCTGGTTCAGTAATGATTGAGTCCATGCCATTGATGTTGACCCCAACATGGTTTCCTTCAGTGTCTGAGTCATCTTTGTAACCATTTACTGTGTCAAATTCAACTGCAAAAATGTGGTTTGAGTCATTCCCATCATTGGCGGAGTTGACAAGACCAAGATAATGGCCAGCCTCAGCCCCAGGAAACTGTGTTGAGGGTGCTATGGTGAAGGCAAGGCCAAAGCCACCAGAGCCAGAAATTGGGGAcacaattgaaaaaacaaaattggtgCTGAAGGAATAAGCATAGGGTTGGAGTGGAGGGTTTGTGTTGTTTTTGTTAAGCATTTGGAAGGGTGTGGCATAGAATGCATGGCCTACAATATTGGTTGATCTGTTGGTGAGTTTAAGCAAACGGCTGGTTTTGATGATGGAAGATCCTTGAAGATTGAGTTCACTGTTTTCATCGAATCCTTCAAAGATCACAGCCTTGGAGGCAACTTGGtgtaagagagagagaaataggaGGAAGACAAGAAGAGTTGGAGAAGCCATAAGAGGTATAGGCATTGGTTGATAGCAAGTGAATCAATTGTGGGGGCCTTTAAGTACGAACGGGTTAAAGCCAAGAACATGCAAGgaaaatcttttatatatatgatggCATATTAACATGTGAATGTGAGTGGAATGCACTGCAAATGATCAAACAAGTCTTAAAGGCAAAGTAATTATTTTCagattttctataaaaatatattcttcacattttttacaaaacttagatgccgtttttaagtatttttagtggtattgtttttttaattaaaattggagTTTCACTTTGATAAACATTTAATGTAAACTTATATAACGTAAATTAGTGaagcaaaactataattttaaattcaaaataataccaaaaatctcttttttgttatttataaacacataattaagttcctatatatatatatatatatatatatatatatatatatatatatatatatatgttgcggATTTTAATCAAGTTTCTTATCTAAAAACTCAATTgatcatgaaaaaatattataaatttgatccTTGTCATCATGATGTCATCTCTAACGATCATATGATAATCATTAATTCTTTACAGATTTTTAATTTGGTCTATGTACGTGCATTGTATTCTTAATTTGGTCTTTATAAGTAGAGTGCATTCTTAATTTTATGGAGTTCGCTACAAGGCACAAAagattcatgataaaaaaaaaaaaagagtaaaaggaaaaagtggagagtgagagagaaataTCTCTTTGTATTGATTTATGTTATATGCTAAAATGAGCATAGTTAGTTACATTTAGTAGgtgttttcttatttataatagTTGTGGGTAACTCCCCTGGctacatgttgagttcttatTCGCATTGGGGTTCCCTTACCCTAGGTCGAGTTATAACGGTCGTACGTTTCTACTGTTACAGGCGTTACATGCATGCCTTAGCCGGGTTTTATCTGAATTACTAGTCCAGGATGGATTTACACTCAAATAATTATCTCCAAGTCGATATTGCTTTGAAGAAACAATATCAactttacaaataaaatgaaaatttacacTGAAACAGTTTCAAGCCAATGTTGTTTTGAaccttttcaaataaaatgaagatTTATCCCATAACAGTTTTTATATTCAtgtacttaaaatattttttgtttttttaaaaaaatttaattaagaataaataatgtgttaaaaaaatatgttaagagAGTGTATTTGTTTTTCCAGAATTTCTCGAGAATTATTGTATTTTGTCTAAGACTAGGAGCCAATTAAGACTTGTTTTATAGTTAAAACGCAACTTTGACGTGGCATACTTTTCAACACTGATGGAATGGCTCATATTACTTTGAAGTTTGAATGCTGAGATTCCAATCTCCTTGGACGTAAGTAATTAAATTATCTTCCTTCAGCCAATTTTcgtgattaaaaaaatgcatgggtttgaattttctcagctTCTAGGCTTAAGTGTCCCACCATTAGAAAGTGATGAAGCTCATCACAAAAAAGAGATGAGAGCCACACACGATTTTGTATAAAGTCTTCGGCAAGTTGATTTATTTGCATAATGGAATAAGACCGCAAGCTGTAGGCTTATTATTTCTTTGGTTTTTGTTGTGGTTTCGAAATAGCCAAGCGATGATACCCTTCAATTATTTGCAATTTCCCATTAAGGGAccacataagaaaaaaaataaggaggACCCTAATTAAAGTAAAGACGACCCCACAATCCCACAtgcacaatttttcattttgatggGAATTTACACTAGCTAGCTCTTGAATTGACAACACTATTTTCtaagaaaatgaagagaaggttacaaaatgaaaaagacCTCATGCGTGGGAAGACCGCCATTGTTTGGGAAGCTTATTTTTGGTATGCCGCCATATTTGCGGTGGATGTTCTTGAGAGAGTTGCGTGGAATCAATGGGAGAGAGGGACgtatgattatattttataattattagacaacataaaaaataacaatgtcCCACACAACATTGGAGTTTCTTCATTAATTTCTGGTAGGATCCATCTTGGAGGATACCATACTTCATTTGTGTCCTATTTTTATACTTACTTACCATGAGATGGATAATGCTATAGTgacataaaatacatatttgtatGCATTTCATGCAATGTTATAAGAACCACTCTAGTCATTTATTCGGTCGAAATAATAGATT
This window harbors:
- the LOC100802724 gene encoding lectin-domain containing receptor kinase VI.3 — protein: MPIPLMASPTLLVFLLFLSLLHQVASKAVIFEGFDENSELNLQGSSIIKTSRLLKLTNRSTNIVGHAFYATPFQMLNKNNTNPPLQPYAYSFSTNFVFSIVSPISGSGGFGLAFTIAPSTQFPGAEAGHYLGLVNSANDGNDSNHIFAVEFDTVNGYKDDSDTEGNHVGVNINGMDSIITEPAAYIEEGTDNVKEDFRMAKVDAVQVWIEYDGEKKTLNVTIAPLPLPRPSKPIIMNHNIDLYNVMEESMYVGFSASTGQETSSHYLLGWSFVVNGVAPLLNISNLPKPPPKEKEPTSFPWVNVAIGILSGLTFCLLCILFCLTCYRRYMDFEVLEDWEMDCPHRFRYKDLHIATKGFIESQLIGVGGFGAVYKGVLPSTGAEVAVKRIVRSPFHGMREFAAEIESLGKLRHKNLVNLQGWCKKKNDLLLVYDFIPNGSLDYVLYKPNNNNNFVLNWGQRFNILKDISAGLLYLHEEWEQVVIHRDVKTSNILIDAHLNARLGDFGLARLYNHGQVSHTTSVVGTIGYIAPELTRTGKACANTDVYSFGVVLLEVATGKRPLDSDQFFLVEWVIENYHLGQILEVVDPKLDSLYDEEEVELVLKLGLLCTQHRADYRPSMKQVTRYLNFDDPLPDIADWGHDVSGSSRLSEGFLEVTSSMGTVEALGYLSSISMSTKSIDAGR